One stretch of Prunus persica cultivar Lovell chromosome G1, Prunus_persica_NCBIv2, whole genome shotgun sequence DNA includes these proteins:
- the LOC109946633 gene encoding uncharacterized protein LOC109946633 isoform X2, translating to MSGLNHNHLSHSRCRCELGKVCRFRVFRRRFRRLRRLSPVREGGRGGGGLCLNFSSLLSIYFYFTIHSQTTPFRLTQGFGFGDRGTNQPSYGYIFQNLSNQNLLNPSYAGDEKLASYPEPPAKMMMYLKQASYATGSYSEVLSGGSFSPHKYADSDGGRNEMMLLASSK from the exons ATGTCTGGGCTAAATCACAACCACCTCAGCCACTCACGATGTCGCTGCGAGCTCGGAAAGGTCTGTAGATTTCGAGTTTTCCGACGCCGTTTCCGACGACTCCGGCGTTTGTCTCCAGTTCGGGAGGGAGGACGAGGAGGTGGAGGACTTTgcctcaatttctcttctcttttatcCATCTATTTTTACTTCACAATTCATTCGCAAACCACACCTTTCAG GTTAACTCAAGGCTTTGGCTTTGGAGACAGAGGAACCAACCAACCAAGCTATGGCTacatatttcaaaatttaagcAACCAAAACTTGTTGAACCCCTCCTATGCAGGGGATGAGAAACTTGCTTCTTATCCTGAACCCCCCGCCAAAATGATGATGTATCTGAAACAAGCTTCATATGCTACTGGATCCTACTCTGAAGTCTTGTCCGGCGGCTCTTTCTCTCCTCACAAATATGCTGATTCTGATGGTGGCAGGAATGAAATGATGTTGTTAGCTTCCAGTAAGTG A
- the LOC109946633 gene encoding uncharacterized protein LOC109946633 isoform X1 — translation MSGLNHNHLSHSRCRCELGKVCRFRVFRRRFRRLRRLSPVREGGRGGGGLCLNFSSLLSIYFYFTIHSQTTPFRLTQGFGFGDRGTNQPSYGYIFQNLSNQNLLNPSYAGDEKLASYPEPPAKMMMYLKQASYATGSYSEVLSGGSFSPHKYADSDGGRNEMMLLASSKWYEQLLYCSYPTTELIYMT, via the exons ATGTCTGGGCTAAATCACAACCACCTCAGCCACTCACGATGTCGCTGCGAGCTCGGAAAGGTCTGTAGATTTCGAGTTTTCCGACGCCGTTTCCGACGACTCCGGCGTTTGTCTCCAGTTCGGGAGGGAGGACGAGGAGGTGGAGGACTTTgcctcaatttctcttctcttttatcCATCTATTTTTACTTCACAATTCATTCGCAAACCACACCTTTCAG GTTAACTCAAGGCTTTGGCTTTGGAGACAGAGGAACCAACCAACCAAGCTATGGCTacatatttcaaaatttaagcAACCAAAACTTGTTGAACCCCTCCTATGCAGGGGATGAGAAACTTGCTTCTTATCCTGAACCCCCCGCCAAAATGATGATGTATCTGAAACAAGCTTCATATGCTACTGGATCCTACTCTGAAGTCTTGTCCGGCGGCTCTTTCTCTCCTCACAAATATGCTGATTCTGATGGTGGCAGGAATGAAATGATGTTGTTAGCTTCCAGTAAGTGGTATGAACAATTGTTATACTGTTCATACCCTACAACTGAGTTGATTtatatgacatag
- the LOC18792532 gene encoding geraniol 8-hydroxylase, with the protein MDFWSFCMVLLSLFSVLFSIIQALRSKANPKRHLLPPGPKPFPFIGNLLELGNKPHQSLTKLSQIYGPIITLQLGQVTTVVVSSPNTAKQVLQTHDQFLSNRTVPDAIQACDLRQDSLPWIPPSAKWRSLRQICNSQLFAAKILDANQPNRCVKVQELISQVNESAVNGEAVDIGRAAFKTTLNLLSRTIFSVDLADPSSEMAREFKETVWGLMEGAGTPNVGDFFPVLRKIDPQGIRRRMIKHFNKMEQLFDRMISQRLASRKAHDYVKTNDMLDTLLNISEANSEDMDKTKIQHLFLALFAAGTDTTSATLEWAMAELLRDPEKLSKAQQELEQIIGKGKPVEEADIARLPNLQAIIKETLRLHPAAPLLLPRKADSDVEICGYIVPKGAQVFVNAWAIGRDPSIWDNPSSFMPERFLGLDDQIDVIGKNFELIPFGGGRRICPGLRLAMRILPLMLGSLINFFDWKLEDGVIPETLNMEEKFGLTLQMAHPLRALPKSFCEI; encoded by the exons ATGGATTTCTGGAGTTTTTGTATGGTCCTGCTAAGCCTTTTCTCTGTGTTGTTCTCAATTATTCAAGCTCTGCGAAGCAAAGCCAATCCCAAAAGGCATCTTCTCCCACCTGGACCAAAGCCATTTCCCTTCATCGGCAATCTTTTAGAGCTTGGCAACAAACCCCATCAATCTCTCACCAAGCTTTCTCAAATCTATGGCCCCATTATAACTCTGCAACTAGGCCAAGTAACAACGGTGGTTGTTTCTTCACCAAACACAGCCAAACAAGTCCTCCAAACCCATGACCAATTCTTGTCCAACCGAACCGTCCCAGATGCAATCCAAGCCTGTGACCTTCGTCAGGACAGCCTGCCATGGATACCACCTTCGGCCAAATGGAGAAGCCTTCGACAAATATGCAACTCTCAATTGTTTGCCGCCAAAATCCTCGACGCCAACCAACCCAACCGCTGCGTAAAAGTGCAAGAGCTCATATCTCAGGTCAACGAAAGTGCGGTCAATGGTGAGGCGGTAGATATTGGAAGGGCCGCTTTCAAAACTACTCTCAATCTGCTGTCTCGTACTATTTTCTCAGTGGATTTAGCTGACCCAAGTAGCGAGATGGCTAGGGAGTTCAAGGAGACTGTGTGGGGTTTGATGGAAGGGGCAGGGACCCCAAATGTGGGGGACTTTTTTCCTGTCCTTCGGAAAATTGACCCCCAGGGCATTAGGCGGCGCATGATCAAACATTTCAACAAGATGGAACAGCTCTTTGACCGCATGATTAGCCAAAGATTGGCATCAAGAAAAGCCCATGATTATGTCAAAACCAATGATATGTTGGATACTCTTTTGAACATCAGTGAAGCGAACAGTGAGGACATGGACAAGACCAAAATTCAACATCTGTTTCTG GCTCTATTTGCCGCGGGCACAGATACAACTTCAGCCACATTGGAATGGGCCATGGCTGAGCTGCTACGCGACCCTGAAAAGCTATCAAAAGCTCAACAAGAGCTGGAACAAATCATTGGCAAAGGAAAACCAGTAGAAGAAGCAGACATTGCTCGACTTCCTAACTTACAAGCAATAATCAAAGAGACCCTTCGGTTGCACCCAGCAGCTCCATTGCTTCTCCCTCGCAAAGCCGATTCAGATGTTGAAATCTGCGGGTATATTGTACCCAAGGGTGCACAAGTGTTTGTAAATGCATGGGCTATCGGTAGAGACCCCAGCATTTGGGACAACCCAAGCTCGTTTATGCCGGAGAGGTTCTTGGGATTGGATGACCAAATTGATGTTATAGGCAAAAACTTTGAGCTTATCCCATTTGGTGGTGGGAGGAGAATATGTCCTGGCTTGCGATTGGCAATGCGAATTCTGCCCTTGATGTTGGGTTCACTCATTAACTTTTTTGATTGGAAGCTTGAAGATGGGGTTATACCAGAGACTTTGAACATGGAAGAGAAATTTGGCCTCACCTTGCAGATGGCTCACCCTCTTAGAGCTCTGCCCAagtcattttgtgaaatttaa